Proteins from a genomic interval of Danio rerio strain Tuebingen ecotype United States chromosome 4, GRCz12tu, whole genome shotgun sequence:
- the si:dkey-172k15.5 gene encoding uncharacterized protein si:dkey-172k15.5 isoform X3, whose translation MDMGSSNTQVGCGVDDQLVLMDPKKISPTPLHHHHQPEPLIQGRMIHAFMLLSRASECVSRNGDSSEQQRFSNLLLSSFGVEQYIVSSLEEIKLRLTVLERAVASISRAKEVMLPGGVLLPLQDYQDLQSLELRMEDAQCQKDLTAYLGTIGGCNIQIATRRILTTLIGHNLATKLTWTGSSQKKPFQNLRLKRVVTESVRMCGFQPSLLDSDIENEIKVWLRNSRDRAGGRKQRYLRMLTS comes from the exons atggacatggggagcagcaatactcaggtaggctgtggcgttgatgatcaattggtactaatggacccaaagaaaatctcccccacaccattacaccaccaccaccagcctgaaccgctgatacaaggcaggatgatccatgctttcatgttgttgagccgagcatctgaatgtgtcagcagaaatggagactcatcagagcagcaacgtttctccaatcttctattgtccagttttg gTGTTGAGCAATACATCGTGAGCTCTCTGGAGGAGATCAAGCTCAGACTGACTGTGCTGGAGCGAGCGGTGGCCAGCATCTCCAGAGCCAAAGAGGTGATGCTGCCCGGAGGCGTGTTATTGCCCCTGCAGGACTACCAGGACCTGCAGAGCCTGGAGCTGAGGATGGAGGATGCCCAGTGCCAGAAAGACCTG ACTGCCTATCTAGGCACCATCGGTGGCTGTAATATCCAGATTGCTACAAGACGAATACTAACAACGCTGATCGGACACAACTTAGCCACTAAGCTGACCTGGACCGGCTCCAGCCAGAAGAAACCCTTCCAGAACCTGCGGCTGAAGAGGGTTGTGACGG AGTCCGTCAGGATGTGTGGTTTTCAGCCGAGTCTGCTCGACTCCGACATCGAGAATGAAATAAAAGTGTGGCTGCGAAACTCCAGAGACCGAGCGGGAGGACGGAAGCAGCGCTACCTCCGCATGCTAACTAGCTAA